Proteins from one Bartonella sp. HY328 genomic window:
- a CDS encoding tetratricopeptide repeat protein produces MRRYILSRSYKAIIAGTLLASLSLPALAATELPPAKSFSGAYLAGRIAISDRQSDIAISYLQQALDFDRNSEMVQRDLFLTLMANGKFNEAVPVAILLRNNKELERFTKPVMAADAMNRKHFKQAISVMKYSNPDSLDTITCGVFAAWAKFGQGQRRAAINDIAALEGQEWFRFFKNYHLALMYSLNGQKAEAEKAFTAALKDQDSGAAFPDSYERVIIAYASFQWRNKNVKGAIETLSNGEKLLSGRDTLANLRLAAQNGKQPPALVQSASDGASEIIYNIGTALNRAKAENVAALYLQISLAMRPNSDATIFQLADLSANTDDHKTAIEYYSKIQQGSPYYRESQLRMAMNLADDGQEDKAIELLNGLVKQFGADERVYTGLASIYMQKEDFANTVQILDRYLNQLTTTRPENWPLFYQRAIAYERLKLWDKAELDFNKALELQPNQPQVLNYLGYSLVDRDMKLEEALKMIKKAAELRPQDGAIIDSLGWAYYKLGRFNDAVRELERAVKLRPEDSAINDHLGDAYWMAGRKLEATFQWHHAADNSKIEPDELKKVQQKLKHGLKADGSINEKLDEEHASSDKPKDAPADATTSEDAPSQQPSKPDAGK; encoded by the coding sequence ATGCGGCGCTACATCCTTTCTCGCTCCTATAAGGCAATTATAGCTGGTACATTACTGGCTAGCCTTTCGCTTCCTGCCTTGGCAGCAACCGAGCTTCCCCCTGCAAAATCATTTTCTGGCGCCTATCTAGCTGGTCGTATTGCAATTAGTGATCGTCAATCTGATATTGCTATTAGCTATTTGCAACAGGCACTTGATTTTGATCGCAACAGTGAAATGGTGCAACGCGACTTATTTTTAACTTTGATGGCTAATGGTAAGTTTAATGAAGCGGTTCCTGTTGCTATTTTATTGCGTAATAATAAGGAATTAGAACGTTTTACAAAGCCAGTTATGGCCGCTGATGCTATGAATCGTAAGCATTTTAAGCAAGCTATCAGCGTTATGAAATATTCAAATCCTGATTCTCTTGATACCATCACTTGTGGCGTTTTTGCTGCATGGGCAAAATTTGGCCAAGGTCAACGCCGAGCTGCAATTAATGATATTGCTGCGCTTGAAGGTCAAGAATGGTTTCGCTTTTTTAAAAACTATCATTTAGCATTGATGTATAGTTTAAATGGTCAGAAGGCTGAAGCTGAAAAAGCCTTTACAGCAGCATTGAAAGATCAAGATAGTGGCGCTGCATTTCCAGATAGTTATGAGCGGGTGATTATCGCCTATGCGAGTTTTCAATGGCGCAACAAAAATGTCAAAGGCGCAATTGAAACTCTATCGAATGGCGAAAAGCTGCTATCAGGCCGCGATACGTTAGCAAATTTGCGCCTAGCTGCACAAAATGGCAAGCAGCCACCTGCTCTTGTACAATCTGCGAGCGATGGTGCAAGCGAAATTATTTATAATATCGGCACTGCTCTTAACCGTGCCAAAGCTGAAAATGTTGCAGCGCTTTATTTGCAAATTTCGCTCGCCATGCGGCCAAATAGTGATGCAACTATATTCCAGCTTGCTGATTTATCAGCTAATACGGATGATCATAAAACTGCAATTGAATATTATAGCAAAATTCAACAAGGGTCGCCCTATTATCGTGAAAGCCAATTGCGGATGGCAATGAATCTTGCTGATGATGGACAAGAGGATAAGGCAATTGAGCTTTTAAATGGTTTGGTCAAGCAGTTTGGTGCAGATGAGCGCGTCTATACTGGTCTTGCTAGCATTTATATGCAAAAGGAAGATTTTGCCAACACGGTGCAAATATTGGATCGATATTTAAATCAGTTGACTACAACGCGCCCCGAAAATTGGCCGCTATTTTATCAACGCGCTATCGCTTATGAACGCTTAAAACTTTGGGATAAGGCTGAACTTGATTTTAATAAGGCATTGGAATTGCAACCCAATCAGCCACAAGTGTTAAACTATCTTGGCTATTCACTTGTTGATCGTGATATGAAGCTTGAAGAAGCTTTGAAGATGATAAAAAAGGCAGCAGAGTTGCGCCCTCAAGACGGTGCAATTATTGATTCTCTTGGCTGGGCTTATTATAAGCTTGGTCGCTTTAATGATGCTGTTCGCGAGTTAGAACGGGCAGTAAAATTGCGCCCAGAGGATTCAGCAATTAATGATCATTTGGGGGATGCCTATTGGATGGCTGGCCGTAAGCTTGAGGCTACTTTCCAATGGCACCATGCCGCCGATAATAGTAAGATTGAGCCTGATGAGCTAAAAAAAGTTCAGCAAAAATTAAAGCATGGCTTAAAGGCTGATGGTAGCATTAATGAAAAGTTAGATGAAGAACATGCGTCCAGTGATAAGCCAAAAGATGCGCCAGCAGATGCTACAACTAGCGAAGATGCGCCATCTCAACAGCCTTCTAAACCTGATGCAGGTAAGTAG
- a CDS encoding glycine--tRNA ligase subunit alpha — MPKSLEPSHQDQNYLDPSRSFQGLILTLQNYWAKYGCAIMQPYDMEVGAGTFHPATTLRSLGPRPWKAAYVQPSRRPTDGRYGENPNRLQHYYQFQVLLKPSPPDLQELYLGSLNAIGLNTNLHDVRFAEDDWESPTLGAWGLGWECWCDGMEVSQFTYFQQVCGVECSPVSGELTYGLERLAMYLQGVENVYDLNFNGREGDEKITYGDVFLQSEREFSKFNFEIADTEILHRHFIDAEKECAAILDAGKPLEEGGLHRCVFPAYDQCIKASHIFNLLQARGVISVTERQSYILRVRDLARRCGEAFLQTEAGGANYNRGDL, encoded by the coding sequence CTGCCCAAAAGTCTTGAACCAAGTCATCAGGATCAAAATTATCTTGATCCAAGCCGTTCCTTTCAGGGACTTATCCTAACGCTCCAAAACTATTGGGCAAAATATGGTTGTGCGATTATGCAACCCTACGACATGGAAGTAGGCGCTGGCACATTCCATCCAGCAACGACTTTGCGCTCTTTGGGGCCGCGCCCATGGAAAGCTGCTTATGTGCAACCATCACGCCGTCCAACTGATGGGCGCTATGGCGAAAATCCCAACCGCTTACAGCATTATTATCAATTTCAGGTTTTGTTAAAGCCATCACCGCCAGATTTGCAAGAGCTATATCTTGGCTCCTTAAATGCTATTGGCCTTAACACCAATTTGCATGATGTGCGCTTTGCTGAAGATGATTGGGAAAGCCCAACGCTTGGCGCATGGGGGCTTGGTTGGGAATGCTGGTGCGATGGTATGGAAGTATCGCAATTTACTTACTTTCAGCAAGTGTGTGGCGTTGAGTGTTCGCCCGTTTCAGGCGAGCTCACCTATGGTTTGGAGCGTCTTGCTATGTATTTGCAAGGTGTTGAAAATGTTTATGACCTTAATTTTAATGGTCGAGAAGGCGATGAGAAAATCACCTATGGTGATGTATTTTTGCAATCGGAAAGAGAGTTTTCAAAGTTTAATTTTGAAATAGCCGATACTGAAATATTGCATCGCCATTTTATTGATGCCGAAAAGGAATGCGCGGCTATTCTTGACGCTGGTAAGCCTTTGGAAGAAGGCGGTTTACATCGTTGTGTTTTCCCAGCCTATGATCAATGTATAAAAGCCAGCCATATTTTTAATCTCTTACAGGCGCGCGGAGTTATTTCTGTAACCGAGCGACAAAGCTATATTTTGCGTGTACGTGATCTTGCTCGCCGGTGCGGCGAAGCATTTTTGCAAACCGAAGCTGGTGGCGCCAATTATAATCGTGGAGATCTATAA
- the glyS gene encoding glycine--tRNA ligase subunit beta — MPDLLIELFSEEIPARMQKKAAADLKKMVTDRLVDAGLTYEAAREYYTPRRLALDLRGLTAKSRDIAEERKGPSVKAPETAIAGFLRSSGLDDISRAEIVNDPKKGDFYVAKINKPGRKAEDIIAEIMPDIIRNFPWPKSMRWGNGNLRWVRPLHSIICLFGPEIGETEIVNFEVDGIKSSNFTYGHRFLSDGEPITVRRFEDYVTKLENAKVILDAERRREIVLADARNLCFAKGLELVEDEQLADEVAGLVEWPVVLMSEFEPEFLAIPPEIVRLTIRTNQKCFVTRPRGEAEALSNHFILVSNIEASDNGQEIVKGNARVVRARLSDALYFWHTDQADLPDLNKLSLSANRLGLDLQKPLDQRMARLDHLHVTFHAKLGTQGSRVTRIAALAQEIAPLLSADPQTARRAALLAKADLQTEAVGEFPELQGVMGRKYASLQGESEEVARAIEEHYKPIGPTDSVPHSLISIAVALADKIDTLCGFWFIDEKPTGSKDPYSLRRAAIGVIRLVLAKEKQINLLPLLRFAFNLHMRSHIENALFAYEANLRSEKSGEVDGNQDFDNALRMEEDRITQDLNSKIEPIILDLLSFMHERFKVHIKDEGARYDAIDAVLTPLADDLLQVARRIESLIVFINTDDGGNLLAGTKRAVNILEAEKKKNTQIADQVDTSLLIESQEKALYQAVQKSEQEVARFMSENNYAMSLASLAQLRAPVDAFFDDVLVNDENTAIRANRLALLECIQKLTAQLADFSKLVIA, encoded by the coding sequence ATGCCCGACTTATTAATTGAATTATTTTCTGAAGAAATTCCTGCGCGCATGCAAAAAAAAGCAGCCGCAGATTTAAAAAAAATGGTAACTGACCGTTTGGTTGATGCAGGTCTTACCTATGAAGCCGCGCGTGAATATTATACGCCGCGCCGCCTCGCTTTGGATTTGCGCGGCCTTACCGCAAAATCACGAGATATTGCTGAAGAGCGTAAAGGCCCATCAGTTAAAGCACCTGAGACCGCCATTGCTGGCTTTTTACGCTCAAGTGGTCTTGATGATATTTCACGAGCAGAAATCGTCAATGATCCTAAAAAAGGCGATTTTTATGTTGCCAAAATAAACAAGCCTGGCCGTAAAGCTGAGGATATTATTGCTGAAATAATGCCTGATATTATTCGCAATTTCCCTTGGCCTAAATCTATGCGTTGGGGTAATGGCAATTTGCGATGGGTACGGCCATTACATTCAATTATTTGCTTATTTGGCCCTGAAATAGGCGAAACAGAAATAGTCAATTTTGAAGTTGATGGCATTAAAAGTAGCAACTTTACCTATGGCCACCGTTTCTTAAGTGACGGTGAACCCATAACGGTGCGCCGCTTTGAAGATTATGTTACCAAGCTTGAAAATGCTAAGGTTATTCTTGATGCCGAGCGCCGCCGCGAAATTGTTTTGGCAGATGCGCGTAATCTTTGCTTTGCCAAGGGGCTTGAGCTAGTTGAAGATGAGCAACTTGCTGATGAGGTTGCAGGTCTTGTTGAATGGCCAGTTGTTTTGATGAGTGAGTTTGAGCCTGAATTTTTGGCTATTCCGCCAGAGATTGTTCGCCTTACTATTCGTACCAATCAAAAATGCTTTGTAACCCGCCCTCGCGGCGAGGCTGAAGCGTTGTCCAACCATTTTATTCTTGTCTCTAATATTGAAGCGAGTGATAATGGCCAAGAAATCGTTAAGGGGAATGCACGTGTTGTGCGCGCTCGCCTTTCCGATGCACTTTATTTCTGGCACACCGATCAAGCTGATTTGCCGGATTTAAATAAGCTTAGTCTATCAGCTAACCGCTTAGGGCTAGACCTTCAAAAGCCACTTGATCAAAGAATGGCGCGTCTGGACCATTTACATGTGACTTTCCATGCAAAACTTGGTACGCAAGGCAGCCGTGTTACGCGCATTGCCGCGCTTGCACAGGAAATTGCACCATTATTATCGGCTGATCCGCAAACGGCGCGCCGTGCTGCTTTGCTGGCTAAGGCAGATTTGCAAACCGAAGCCGTGGGTGAATTCCCAGAATTACAAGGCGTTATGGGGCGTAAATATGCAAGCTTGCAAGGTGAGAGTGAGGAAGTTGCTCGCGCCATTGAAGAACATTACAAACCGATTGGTCCAACAGATAGCGTTCCCCACTCGCTTATTTCCATTGCAGTAGCTCTTGCTGATAAAATTGACACGCTTTGCGGCTTTTGGTTCATTGATGAAAAGCCTACCGGCTCAAAAGATCCTTATTCATTGCGTCGAGCAGCAATTGGTGTGATTCGTTTAGTGCTAGCTAAAGAAAAGCAAATCAATTTATTACCTTTGCTGCGCTTTGCTTTTAACTTGCATATGCGCTCACATATTGAAAATGCTCTGTTCGCCTATGAAGCCAATTTGCGCAGCGAAAAATCTGGTGAGGTTGATGGTAATCAAGACTTTGACAATGCGTTACGCATGGAAGAAGATCGCATTACCCAAGATTTAAATAGCAAAATCGAGCCAATCATCCTTGATTTACTTAGCTTCATGCATGAGCGTTTCAAAGTCCACATCAAGGATGAAGGCGCACGTTATGACGCAATTGATGCAGTGTTAACTCCCCTTGCTGATGACTTATTACAGGTTGCGCGCCGCATTGAGTCATTGATTGTGTTTATTAATACAGATGATGGTGGCAACTTGCTTGCAGGCACTAAGCGGGCAGTTAATATTCTTGAAGCTGAAAAGAAAAAGAATACGCAAATTGCCGATCAAGTGGACACAAGCCTGTTGATTGAGAGCCAAGAAAAGGCACTTTATCAAGCCGTGCAAAAAAGCGAGCAAGAAGTCGCCCGTTTCATGAGTGAGAATAACTATGCCATGTCTTTGGCAAGTCTTGCTCAATTACGTGCGCCGGTTGATGCATTCTTTGACGATGTTTTGGTCAATGATGAAAACACTGCCATTCGTGCAAATCGCCTAGCCTTGCTTGAGTGCATTCAAAAATTAACCGCGCAACTTGCTGATTTTAGCAAATTGGTTATTGCTTAA
- a CDS encoding alpha/beta hydrolase family protein, with protein MRFIKKIFTIILVICAAIWGAAYGRKIADGDYSLPTRDEIPFLNQVLDYVKQIVSADHLSYELSPVSLREAHKNYPATFYRKVFQPEDTGTPPADIFNLVNYPAKDGNLAAFLSPDPKDGKKHPAVIWLHGGYGGIGDFFWEDIEASNDQSGKGLRDAGIIMMVPSFRGENHNPGTFEMFMGELDDLQSALDYLKSQPYVDKDRIYLIGHSTGGTNTLLGNEYIDGFRAAFSLGGIPDLKLRLQYGRISVGLPFVKTDEALAIRSPRLFINDIKSPTFYFEGSEGWWDEFEEVARYAQNKQIPFFINKVPNADHFNYLQPAVALIAQKINADTGEASNISFSEAELNEISKNIVRE; from the coding sequence ATGAGGTTTATAAAAAAAATATTTACTATAATTTTGGTAATTTGTGCTGCCATTTGGGGCGCAGCCTATGGAAGAAAAATAGCCGATGGCGATTACTCTTTGCCAACGCGCGATGAAATACCATTTTTAAATCAAGTGCTGGATTATGTTAAACAGATAGTTTCAGCCGATCATTTGTCTTATGAATTGTCGCCAGTGAGTTTGCGTGAGGCCCACAAGAATTATCCAGCAACATTTTATAGAAAAGTATTTCAACCAGAAGATACTGGCACGCCTCCTGCAGATATTTTTAATCTGGTAAATTATCCTGCCAAAGATGGTAATCTTGCCGCTTTCCTCAGCCCTGATCCAAAGGATGGTAAAAAACATCCTGCTGTTATTTGGTTGCATGGTGGCTATGGTGGTATTGGTGATTTTTTCTGGGAAGATATTGAAGCAAGCAATGATCAAAGTGGTAAAGGCCTGCGCGATGCTGGCATTATTATGATGGTACCATCATTTCGCGGCGAAAATCATAATCCTGGAACATTTGAAATGTTTATGGGTGAATTAGACGATCTGCAATCAGCGCTGGATTATTTAAAAAGCCAACCCTATGTCGATAAAGATCGGATTTATCTTATTGGCCATAGTACTGGCGGAACGAATACTTTGCTTGGTAACGAATATATCGATGGTTTTCGAGCAGCGTTCTCATTGGGGGGAATTCCAGATTTAAAATTGCGCTTACAATATGGGCGCATCAGTGTTGGTTTACCATTTGTTAAAACTGACGAAGCCTTGGCTATTCGCTCGCCGCGTCTGTTTATCAATGACATAAAGTCACCAACTTTTTATTTTGAAGGCAGTGAAGGCTGGTGGGACGAATTTGAAGAAGTGGCGCGTTATGCACAAAATAAGCAAATTCCATTCTTCATTAATAAAGTTCCCAATGCTGATCATTTTAACTATTTGCAGCCAGCTGTGGCATTAATTGCACAAAAAATTAATGCCGATACAGGTGAAGCCAGCAATATTTCATTTTCTGAAGCTGAATTAAATGAAATTTCAAAAAATATTGTTCGAGAATAA
- a CDS encoding copper chaperone PCu(A)C translates to MTFLCNASANKTTLFSSIAAIILGLFTIVSAQAHEYKAGNLEIIHPWSRATVPTAKVAGGYFKIINKGDVADKLVKVTADLSDDVQIHEMAMVDGVMKMRHLTDGIDIPIGGDIEFKPGSYHIMFMDLKNGLKQGEKFKGKLYFEKAGEVEVDFKVEAMDTKAMNHDHHTPNKDQAEQAHDHKH, encoded by the coding sequence ATGACATTTTTATGTAACGCTAGCGCCAACAAAACCACGCTATTTAGTAGCATTGCTGCAATTATTTTAGGCCTTTTTACAATTGTATCGGCGCAAGCACATGAATACAAAGCTGGTAATCTTGAAATAATCCATCCATGGTCACGCGCTACAGTACCAACGGCCAAGGTTGCAGGTGGTTATTTTAAAATTATCAATAAGGGTGATGTTGCAGATAAGCTAGTTAAAGTAACCGCCGACCTATCTGATGATGTGCAAATTCATGAAATGGCTATGGTAGATGGCGTTATGAAAATGCGCCATTTAACCGATGGAATTGATATCCCAATTGGCGGCGATATTGAGTTTAAGCCAGGCAGCTATCATATTATGTTTATGGATTTAAAAAATGGCCTAAAACAGGGCGAAAAATTTAAAGGTAAACTCTATTTTGAAAAAGCTGGTGAAGTGGAAGTCGATTTTAAAGTGGAAGCGATGGACACGAAAGCCATGAACCACGATCACCACACCCCAAATAAAGATCAGGCTGAACAAGCTCACGATCACAAGCATTAA
- the panC gene encoding pantoate--beta-alanine ligase, whose protein sequence is MQIITTITQLREILQQNRNGSKTIGLVPTMGALHIGHLTLARQSLAQCDKTVVSIFVNPKQFGPEEDFDAYPRDLVKDAALLEAEGVDYCFAPSVEEMWPSGNCSHVEVEGLSDMLMGSLRPLHFRGVTTVVAKLFNIIQPDYAYFGEKDFQQITIIKRMVQDLAFPVKIIGVPTLRDSDMVASSSRNTLLTPEDRIAAAIIPQSWQSADIAFKNGERSAQKLKEITREVLQREPRGIIEAIDLRDCESLSDVEGNVTGAAVLLLTVRFGSVRLIDQHVLN, encoded by the coding sequence ATGCAAATTATTACAACAATCACGCAATTACGCGAAATCTTACAACAAAATCGCAATGGGTCTAAAACCATCGGCTTGGTGCCAACAATGGGTGCACTGCATATTGGTCATTTAACCCTTGCGCGGCAATCGCTCGCGCAATGCGATAAAACTGTTGTGTCAATCTTTGTCAATCCAAAACAATTTGGGCCGGAAGAAGATTTTGACGCCTATCCTCGTGATTTAGTCAAAGACGCAGCTTTACTTGAGGCGGAAGGGGTTGATTATTGCTTTGCGCCAAGTGTTGAGGAAATGTGGCCAAGTGGCAATTGCAGCCATGTGGAGGTGGAAGGATTATCTGATATGCTTATGGGCTCTTTGCGCCCTTTGCACTTTCGTGGTGTCACCACTGTGGTTGCCAAATTATTTAATATTATACAACCCGATTATGCCTATTTTGGTGAAAAGGATTTTCAACAAATTACAATCATTAAACGCATGGTGCAAGACCTAGCCTTTCCAGTTAAAATCATTGGTGTGCCCACCTTGCGTGATAGCGATATGGTGGCAAGCTCGTCACGTAATACATTATTAACCCCAGAAGACCGCATTGCCGCAGCTATCATCCCACAATCTTGGCAATCGGCTGATATAGCCTTTAAAAATGGCGAGCGTAGTGCCCAAAAGCTTAAAGAAATAACCCGCGAGGTATTGCAAAGGGAACCACGTGGTATCATTGAAGCAATTGATTTGCGTGATTGCGAATCGTTAAGTGATGTTGAGGGGAATGTGACTGGTGCAGCTGTTTTGTTACTAACCGTTCGTTTTGGATCAGTGCGCCTTATTGATCAACATGTTCTTAACTGA
- the recO gene encoding DNA repair protein RecO produces the protein MEWHDEAIILGLRQHGETSAIVEVMTPHHGRHMGVVKGGRSKRMQPMLQPGNKLRVQWWARLNEHMGSFRVETLDFSAARLIDLPLALYGLQTASSHLRLLPERDPHAGLYEALQLLLSYADDPLMLAEILLRFELRLLEDVGFGLDLLSCAATGQKEDLIYVSPKSARAVCREAGLPWHDKLLLLPDFLCSLQKRPSQLSDFKSGFALTGYFLTRHVWEPRGIAPPIVREKFQTHLQRFLKKQSLTEA, from the coding sequence ATGGAATGGCATGACGAAGCAATTATTTTGGGCTTGCGTCAACATGGTGAAACCAGCGCCATCGTTGAAGTCATGACACCGCATCATGGTCGCCATATGGGTGTGGTTAAGGGTGGCCGTTCCAAACGTATGCAACCAATGCTACAACCAGGCAATAAACTACGCGTGCAGTGGTGGGCGCGCCTTAATGAGCATATGGGTAGTTTTCGGGTAGAAACTTTGGATTTTTCTGCTGCTCGTTTAATTGATTTGCCGCTTGCCCTTTATGGCTTACAAACTGCGTCGTCACATTTACGACTTTTGCCCGAACGCGACCCCCATGCCGGTCTTTATGAAGCCTTGCAACTATTATTATCCTATGCAGATGATCCATTAATGCTTGCTGAAATATTATTGCGTTTTGAGTTACGCTTACTTGAAGATGTGGGCTTCGGGCTTGATCTTTTATCCTGTGCAGCGACGGGACAAAAAGAAGATCTCATTTATGTATCCCCCAAATCTGCGCGCGCTGTTTGCCGCGAGGCAGGCTTACCATGGCATGATAAACTGCTGCTTTTACCAGATTTTTTATGCTCCTTGCAAAAACGTCCTTCGCAATTATCCGATTTCAAAAGCGGCTTTGCTTTAACCGGCTATTTTTTAACCCGTCATGTTTGGGAACCACGCGGCATAGCACCGCCGATTGTACGCGAAAAATTCCAAACCCATTTACAACGTTTTTTAAAAAAACAAAGCCTTACCGAGGCTTGA
- the era gene encoding GTPase Era, with the protein MDNMDKGVTRSGFIALVGAPNAGKSTLLNQLVGTKVSIVTHKVQTTRAMVRGIVIHNNAQIVFIDTPGIFKPKKRLDRAMVTTAWGGAKDADMTFVLIDAQAGLNENNEALIDSLVNLHRPKILILNKVDCVPPPKLLELTAQINERVKFERTFMISALKGYGCKDVLNYLAESLPEGPWYYPEDQISDMPMRQLAAEITREKLYLRLHDEIPYSSTVETERWEERKDGSVKIEQVIFVERESQKKIVLGAKGETIKSIGQSARKEIGQILEQNVHLFLFVKVRENWGDDPERYREMGLDFSK; encoded by the coding sequence ATGGATAATATGGATAAAGGCGTGACACGTTCGGGGTTTATCGCCTTAGTTGGTGCGCCAAATGCAGGAAAATCAACTCTTTTAAACCAGCTTGTGGGGACAAAGGTTTCAATTGTTACCCATAAGGTGCAAACAACCCGTGCCATGGTGCGCGGTATTGTTATCCATAACAATGCACAAATTGTTTTTATTGATACGCCAGGTATTTTTAAACCAAAAAAACGCTTAGATCGCGCAATGGTCACCACCGCTTGGGGCGGCGCAAAAGACGCAGATATGACCTTTGTTTTAATTGATGCGCAAGCGGGCCTTAATGAAAATAATGAAGCTTTGATTGATAGTCTTGTAAACCTTCATCGTCCTAAAATTCTTATTCTCAACAAAGTTGATTGCGTACCGCCTCCAAAATTGTTGGAGTTAACCGCACAAATTAATGAACGGGTTAAATTTGAACGTACTTTCATGATTTCAGCGCTTAAAGGCTATGGCTGTAAGGATGTTTTGAATTATTTAGCAGAATCTTTGCCAGAAGGGCCTTGGTATTATCCTGAAGATCAAATCTCCGATATGCCAATGCGTCAACTTGCGGCTGAAATTACCCGCGAAAAACTTTATTTACGCTTGCATGACGAGATTCCTTATTCTTCCACCGTTGAAACTGAACGCTGGGAAGAGCGCAAAGATGGCTCGGTAAAAATCGAGCAGGTGATATTTGTTGAGCGTGAAAGCCAAAAGAAAATTGTGCTTGGCGCAAAGGGCGAAACCATCAAATCCATCGGCCAGTCGGCACGCAAGGAAATTGGACAAATTTTAGAACAAAATGTCCATCTTTTCCTTTTTGTTAAAGTGCGTGAAAATTGGGGGGATGATCCTGAACGTTACCGCGAAATGGGTCTTGATTTTTCAAAATAA
- the rnc gene encoding ribonuclease III — protein MNKKIIAALEAATGHKFTDIERLTRALTHSSVQSSEIGNYERLEFLGDRVLGLVIAEMLCQTFPKAVEGELSVRLNSLVNAETCCEIAFELNLPDIIHMGAEMKVLEGRRLTNMYADVVEALIASIYLDGGLDSVRIFVDRYWGERMRQSETQRRDAKTELQEWAHQQNGAQPLYRVLKRKGPDHDPVFEVEVRISGFAPASGKGGSKRLAERAAAESLLCREGVWTNENDEE, from the coding sequence ATGAATAAAAAAATTATTGCTGCTCTTGAAGCAGCTACGGGGCACAAATTTACCGATATTGAGCGCTTAACCAGAGCGCTTACCCATTCCAGTGTACAAAGTAGTGAAATTGGCAATTACGAACGCTTGGAGTTTTTGGGTGATCGCGTTTTAGGACTCGTTATTGCAGAAATGCTTTGTCAAACTTTTCCAAAGGCGGTCGAGGGCGAGTTGTCAGTACGACTAAACTCGCTGGTTAACGCAGAAACCTGTTGTGAAATTGCCTTTGAACTTAACCTACCCGATATTATCCATATGGGAGCGGAGATGAAAGTGCTTGAGGGCCGCCGCCTTACCAATATGTATGCGGATGTGGTAGAAGCTTTAATTGCTAGTATTTATCTTGATGGTGGTCTTGACAGCGTTCGGATTTTCGTTGACCGTTACTGGGGTGAACGTATGCGCCAAAGCGAAACGCAAAGACGCGATGCCAAAACCGAATTGCAAGAATGGGCGCACCAACAAAACGGTGCGCAACCCCTTTACCGTGTATTAAAGCGTAAAGGGCCGGATCATGATCCAGTCTTTGAGGTTGAGGTACGCATATCAGGTTTTGCACCAGCAAGTGGCAAGGGTGGATCGAAACGATTAGCGGAACGAGCAGCTGCCGAAAGTTTATTATGCCGTGAAGGCGTGTGGACCAATGAAAACGATGAAGAATAG
- the lepB gene encoding signal peptidase I, with protein sequence MTQTQVPKNPDELTTGGIFEIISIVLQALIIAVVIRTFLFQPFTIPSGSMRPTLLVGDYLFVSKFSYGYSKYSLPFSPDLFSGRIWGSEPKRGDVLVFRLPSDPSIDYIKRVVGLPGDRIQVTDGVLYINDKAVERTKVGETIDVDMIGDMPRTNRLFDPKLDQPVIVYREKMDNGVEYNTFDLGLYPGDNTNVYTVSPGHYFMMGDNRDNSEDSRFSVRQVPYENLIGRANIIFFSIGNGASAWQLWKWPFDARWSRMFSFVQTIKDVPTGQK encoded by the coding sequence ATGACTCAAACACAAGTGCCAAAAAATCCAGACGAATTAACAACTGGTGGTATTTTTGAAATTATAAGCATTGTACTACAAGCTTTAATAATAGCTGTTGTTATTAGAACATTTTTGTTTCAGCCATTTACAATTCCTTCAGGCTCAATGCGTCCAACACTTCTTGTCGGCGACTATCTTTTTGTCTCAAAATTTTCTTATGGTTACTCAAAATATTCGTTGCCGTTTTCACCGGATCTTTTTTCGGGACGCATCTGGGGTAGTGAGCCAAAACGCGGTGATGTGCTCGTATTTCGTTTACCAAGCGACCCCTCGATTGATTATATAAAACGCGTTGTTGGTTTGCCAGGCGACCGCATTCAAGTAACTGATGGGGTATTGTATATTAACGACAAAGCGGTTGAACGTACAAAAGTTGGTGAAACGATTGATGTGGACATGATTGGTGACATGCCAAGAACAAATCGCTTATTTGATCCCAAACTTGATCAACCCGTGATTGTCTATCGTGAAAAAATGGACAATGGTGTTGAATATAACACTTTTGATCTAGGGCTATACCCTGGCGACAACACCAATGTTTACACGGTTTCGCCGGGTCATTATTTCATGATGGGTGACAATAGAGATAATTCCGAAGACAGTCGTTTTTCAGTTCGTCAAGTTCCATATGAAAATCTTATTGGACGGGCAAATATTATTTTCTTCTCTATCGGCAATGGTGCATCAGCTTGGCAATTGTGGAAATGGCCATTTGACGCGCGTTGGAGCCGAATGTTTAGCTTTGTACAAACCATAAAGGACGTTCCTACTGGCCAAAAATAG